The following coding sequences lie in one Lelliottia jeotgali genomic window:
- a CDS encoding Branched-chain amino acid transport system carrier protein, translating into MTHHLKSRDIIALGFMTFALFVGAGNIIFPPMVGLQAGEHVWTAAIGFLITAVGLPVLTVVALAKVGGGVDSLSTPIGKVAGILLATVCYLAVGPLFATPRTATVSFEVGIAPLTGDGALPLLIYSLVYFALVILVSLYPGKLLDTVGNFLAPMKILALIVLAVAAIMWPAGPISESLDAYKTAAFSNGFVNGYLTMDTMGAMVFGIVIVNAARSRGVTEARLLTRYTIWAGLMAGVGLTLLYLALFRLGSDSATLVDQNANGAAILHAYVQHTFGGAGSFLLAVLIFLACLVTAVGLTCACAEFFAQYVPLSYRTLVFILGGFSMAVSNLGLSHLIQVSIPVLTAIYPPCIVLVVLSFTRPWWNNSSRIIAPTMFISLLFGILDGIKASAFSGILPDWTQRLPLSEQGLAWLMPTVVAMVLAIIWDRAAGRQVTSSAH; encoded by the coding sequence ATGACCCATCATTTAAAATCGCGTGACATCATCGCGCTGGGCTTTATGACTTTTGCGCTGTTCGTCGGCGCAGGTAACATCATTTTTCCTCCTATGGTTGGCTTACAGGCGGGTGAACACGTCTGGACGGCAGCTATTGGCTTCCTGATTACTGCGGTCGGTCTACCGGTTCTGACCGTCGTGGCGCTGGCGAAAGTCGGTGGCGGCGTCGATAGTCTCAGCACCCCGATCGGTAAAGTGGCGGGTATTCTGCTGGCGACGGTCTGCTATCTGGCGGTCGGCCCGCTGTTTGCGACCCCGCGTACTGCAACCGTCTCTTTTGAAGTCGGGATTGCTCCGCTGACCGGCGACGGCGCGCTGCCGCTGCTGATTTATAGCCTGGTTTATTTCGCGCTGGTGATTCTGGTCTCCCTCTATCCGGGCAAACTGCTGGATACCGTGGGCAACTTCCTGGCACCGATGAAAATTCTGGCGCTGATCGTGCTGGCCGTGGCGGCCATCATGTGGCCGGCGGGTCCTATCAGCGAATCGCTGGACGCCTACAAAACGGCGGCATTCTCCAACGGTTTCGTGAATGGCTATCTGACTATGGACACTATGGGCGCGATGGTCTTTGGTATCGTCATCGTTAACGCCGCGCGTTCTCGCGGTGTGACCGAAGCGCGCCTGCTGACCCGCTACACCATCTGGGCTGGCCTGATGGCCGGTGTCGGACTGACGCTGCTGTATCTGGCGCTGTTCCGCCTGGGTTCTGATAGCGCGACGCTGGTCGACCAAAACGCGAACGGTGCGGCCATTCTGCATGCTTACGTTCAGCACACCTTCGGCGGTGCGGGTAGCTTCCTGCTGGCGGTACTGATTTTCCTGGCCTGTCTGGTGACCGCGGTTGGCCTGACCTGCGCCTGTGCTGAGTTCTTCGCTCAGTATGTTCCGCTGTCCTACCGCACGCTGGTGTTCATCCTCGGCGGCTTCTCGATGGCGGTCTCTAACCTCGGTCTGAGCCACCTGATTCAGGTCTCTATCCCGGTGCTGACCGCGATTTATCCGCCGTGTATTGTGCTGGTGGTGCTGAGCTTTACCCGTCCGTGGTGGAATAATTCCTCGCGAATTATTGCCCCAACGATGTTTATCAGCCTGCTTTTTGGTATCCTTGACGGGATTAAAGCATCCGCCTTCAGTGGGATCCTGCCTGACTGGACACAGCGTCTGCCGCTGTCAGAGCAAGGCCTGGCCTGGTTAATGCCAACCGTTGTTGCGATGGTTCTGGCGATTATCTGGGACCGTGCAGCAGGGCGTCAGGTCACTTCCAGCGCGCATTAA